A part of Biomphalaria glabrata chromosome 3, xgBioGlab47.1, whole genome shotgun sequence genomic DNA contains:
- the LOC129925175 gene encoding uncharacterized protein LOC129925175, producing the protein MTLQKFEKDNKVLQAMLKHTEVCEQKAPEVPNFQVIKKIESAYSRKMEEFERSIFGKDKKVAELLFEVAKLKEELHLARETHASVLKDRNCNRMGAAEAFQEFQSAVPMQGGAIGEPGERKSSSEKNGSVRGRALIKETKMPEINEQSWRSKKK; encoded by the exons ATGACTCTTCAG aaatttgaaaaaGACAACAAAGTTTTACAAGCTATGTTGAAGCACACAGAAG tttgtgagcaGAAAGCTCCTGAAGTGCCAAATTTTCAAGTTATTAAGAAAATTGAATCAGCCTATAGCCGCAAGATGGAAGAGTTCGAGAGGTCAATCTTTGGCAAAGAT AAAAAAGTAGCAGAGTTATTATTTGAAGTAGCAAAATTAAAAGAGGAACTTCACCTTGCCAGGGAAACACATGCATCTGTTTTAAAAGACAGGAAT tgcaataGAATGGGTGCTGCTGAGGCGTTTCAAGAGTTTCAGAGTGCTGTGCCTATGCAAGGAGGTGCTATTGGTGAGCCTGGAGAGAGAAAGTCATCTTCAGAAAAAAATGGCTCGGTTAGAG GAAGAGCtctaataaaagaaacaaaaatgccagaaataaatgaacaatcttggagaagtaaaaaaaagtga